One genomic segment of Hordeum vulgare subsp. vulgare chromosome 2H, MorexV3_pseudomolecules_assembly, whole genome shotgun sequence includes these proteins:
- the LOC123425532 gene encoding NADP-dependent glyceraldehyde-3-phosphate dehydrogenase — MAGTGVFADVLDGEVYKYYADGEWRASASGKTVAIVNPTTRQTQYRVQACTQEEVNKVMDAAKVAQKAWARTPLWKRAELLHKAAAILKEHKTPIAECLVKEIAKPAKDAVSEVVRSGDLVSYTAEEGVRILGEGKLLVSDSFPGNERNKYCLSSKVPLGVVLAIPPFNYPVNLAVSKIGPALIAGNSLVLKPPTQGAVAALHMVHCFHLAGFPKGLISCVTGKGSEIGDFLTMHPGVNCISFTGGDTGIAISKKAGMVPLQMELGGKDACIVLEDADLDLVAANIVKGGFSYSGQRCTAVKVVLIMEVVADAVVEKVNAKLAKLKVGPPEDDCDITPVVTESSANFIEGLVMDAKEKGATFCQEYRREGNLIWPLLLDHVRPDMRIAWEEPFGPVLPVIRINSVEEGIHHCNASNFGLQGCVFTRDINKAIMISDAMETGTVQINSAPARGPDHFPFQGLKDSGIGSQGITNSINMMTKVKSTVINLPSPSYTMG; from the exons atGGCGGGGACGGGGGTGTTCGCGGACGTGCTGGACGGGGAGGTCTACAAGTACTACGCCGACGGGGAGTGGCGCGCGTCCGCCTCCGGCAAGACAGTCGCCATCGTCAACCCCACCACCCGCCAGACGCAGTACAGGGTGCAAG CATGTACACAGGAGGAGGTGAACAAGGTGATGGACGCCGCCAAGGTGGCGCAGAAGGCGTGGGCGCGGACTCCTCTGTGGAAGCGCGCGGAACTCCTCCACAAGGCGGCGGCCATCCTCAAGGAGCACAAGACCCCGATCGCCGAGTGCCTGGTCAAGGAGATTGCCAAGCCGGCCAAGGATGCCGTTTCTGAG GTGGTGCGGTCTGGCGATTTGGTGTCGTACACAGCCGAGGAGGGCGTCCGGATACTAGGGGAGGGCAAGCTGCTGGTATCTGATAGCTTCCCCGGTAATGAGCGCAACAAGTACTGTTTGAGCTCCAAG GTACCCCTTGGAGTAGTTTTGGCAATCCCACCATTTAACTATCCTGTCAACCTGGCGGTTTCTAAGATTGGCCCAGCGCTAATTGCTGGAAATTCTCTTGTGCTCAAGCCTCCAACTCAG GGCGCGGTGGCAGCCCTCCATATGGTACACTGCTTTCACCTGGCCGGTTTCCCAAAGGGCCTGATTAGTTGTGTTACTGGGAAGGGTTCTGAAATAGGTGATTTTCTTACAATGCATCCCGGAGTCAACTGCATAAG TTTCACGGGAGGCGATACCGGTATAGCCATTTCGAAGAAGGCCGGGATGGTCCCGCTTCAGATGGAACTCGGAGGAAAAGATGCCTGCATTGTGCTAGAGGATGCGGACCTCGATCTAGTCGCAGCAAACATAGTAAAAGGAGGCTTCTCATACAG TGGCCAGAGGTGCACTGCAGTCAAAGTGGTTCTGATCATGGAAGTCGTGGCTGACGCCGTCGTGGAGAAGGTCAATGCCAAACTGGCAAAGCTGAAAGTTGGCCCACCAGAGGATGACTGTGATATCACCCCAGTTGTAACAGAATCCTCGGCAAATTTCATTGAAGGCTTGGTAATGGATGCCAAGGAGAAAGGGGCAACTTTTTGCCAAGAGTACAGGAGAGAAGGCAACCTCATCTGGCCATTGCTATTGGATCATGTCCGGCCTGACATGAGGATTGCTTGGGAGGAGCCTTTTGGCCCTGTTTTGCCAGTGATCAGGATCAACTCTGTTGAGGAAGGCATCCACCATTGCAACGCCAGCAACTTTGGACTCCAG GGATGTGTGTTCACTAGAGACATCAACAAGGCAATCATGATCAGTGATGCAATGGAGACTGGAACGGTGCAGATCAACTCTGCCCCGGCTCGAGGACCGGACCATTTCCCCTTCCAG GGTCTCAAGGACAGTGGAATAGGATCCCAGGGGATAACCAACAGCATAAACATGATGACCAAGGTGAAGAGCACTGTCATAAACCTGCCATCTCCATCCTACACCATGGGCTGA